The following are encoded in a window of Cytophagales bacterium genomic DNA:
- a CDS encoding dCTP deaminase: MILSDKKILQEIKKGTIVIEPFDIECLGTNSYDVHLSKYLAIYSNKELDVRKHNKIEIFEIPAKGFVLKPDMLYLGVTCEYTETHAHVPFLEGKSSIGRLGIDIHATAGKGDVGFCNTWTLEISVKQPVRIYARMPIGQLIYFEVSGDIRNYYNKKLSAKYAQRSDKPVESMMWKNKW; this comes from the coding sequence ATGATCCTTTCAGACAAAAAAATTCTCCAGGAAATTAAAAAAGGTACAATTGTCATAGAACCCTTTGATATTGAATGTCTCGGTACCAATTCCTATGACGTACATTTAAGTAAATACCTTGCCATATACAGTAATAAAGAACTTGACGTGCGAAAACATAACAAGATAGAAATTTTTGAGATACCAGCTAAGGGTTTTGTTTTAAAACCTGATATGTTGTATTTAGGTGTGACTTGTGAGTACACTGAGACACATGCTCATGTACCTTTCCTTGAAGGAAAATCAAGTATTGGACGATTAGGCATAGATATACATGCCACTGCCGGGAAAGGTGATGTCGGTTTTTGCAACACCTGGACGCTGGAAATATCTGTTAAGCAGCCAGTACGGATCTATGCTCGTATGCCCATCGGACAGTTGATCTACTTTGAAGTCTCAGGAGATATCCGGAATTATTACAACAAAAAACTTAGCGCCAAATATGCACAACGTTCTGATAAACCGGTTGAATCTATGATGTGGAAGAATAAGTGGTAG
- the ftcD gene encoding glutamate formimidoyltransferase, which translates to MQLIECVPNFSEGRDLNVIKQITDQIESVDGVRLLDVDPGLATNRTVVTIVGEPDPVIEAALLAIKKASELIDMSKHKGEHPRFGATDVCPMVPISNISMEETVKYARKLGERVGKELGIPIYLYESAALKPERKNLATVRAGEYEGLAKKLRDPKWKPDFGPAKFNARSGATAISARDFLVAYNINLNTTSVRRANAIVFDVREQGRIVRTGNPVTGEIKKDKDGNPVRIPGSLKCVKGIGWYIEEYGIAQISMNLTNISITPIHVAFDEVCKKANERGIRVTGSELVGLVPLKAMLDAGKYFLKKQKRSIGVSEEELIKIAVKSLGLDDLKPFDPRKKIIEYMIENENSSPLVKMNLRAFADETASESPAPGGGSIAAYAGVLGISLATMVANLSSHKRGWDERWEEFSDWAAKGQKIKDELLKMVDEDTHAFNKIMDAFVLPKSSDKEKKARDIAIQNATKDAIEVPFKVMQLALNSMEVIKAMAETGNPNSVSDAGVGALCARSAVMGAYLNVKINAAGLADKAFAEDKLKKGGEIVEKTKKLEDEILEVVEEKIKSSG; encoded by the coding sequence ATGCAACTTATAGAATGCGTCCCAAATTTCTCTGAAGGAAGAGACCTCAATGTGATCAAACAGATCACAGATCAGATCGAATCTGTTGATGGAGTGCGCTTGCTTGATGTTGATCCGGGGCTGGCAACAAACCGCACGGTAGTTACTATTGTTGGAGAACCTGATCCTGTTATTGAAGCTGCTTTACTTGCCATAAAAAAAGCAAGTGAGCTGATAGATATGTCAAAGCACAAGGGCGAGCATCCGCGTTTCGGGGCTACCGATGTATGTCCAATGGTTCCTATTTCCAATATTTCTATGGAAGAGACTGTGAAATATGCCCGCAAGTTGGGAGAAAGGGTAGGGAAGGAGTTGGGCATACCAATCTATCTTTATGAATCAGCAGCGCTGAAACCGGAGCGTAAGAATCTTGCTACTGTGCGTGCCGGTGAATATGAAGGACTTGCTAAAAAGCTTCGGGATCCTAAATGGAAACCTGACTTTGGGCCTGCAAAATTTAATGCCCGGTCAGGCGCTACGGCTATTAGCGCCCGTGATTTTTTGGTTGCCTATAATATAAACCTTAATACTACCTCGGTTCGCAGGGCAAACGCCATCGTATTTGATGTGCGTGAACAAGGCCGTATAGTGCGGACAGGTAATCCTGTTACGGGAGAAATTAAAAAAGACAAAGACGGAAATCCTGTAAGAATACCCGGCTCATTAAAGTGTGTAAAAGGCATTGGCTGGTACATTGAAGAGTACGGAATAGCACAGATCTCCATGAATCTTACCAATATCAGTATTACACCTATCCACGTTGCATTTGATGAGGTTTGCAAAAAAGCAAATGAGAGAGGCATACGTGTTACAGGTTCAGAATTGGTTGGCCTTGTACCGCTAAAAGCAATGCTTGATGCCGGTAAGTATTTTTTGAAAAAACAAAAACGGTCAATTGGCGTTTCAGAAGAAGAGCTCATTAAAATCGCAGTAAAATCTTTGGGCCTGGATGATCTGAAACCTTTTGATCCTCGCAAAAAGATCATTGAATATATGATAGAAAATGAAAACAGCAGCCCTTTAGTAAAGATGAATTTAAGGGCATTTGCCGATGAGACAGCTTCCGAATCTCCGGCTCCCGGTGGAGGCTCTATCGCAGCGTATGCCGGTGTATTGGGTATTTCCCTTGCTACCATGGTTGCCAACCTTTCTTCACACAAAAGGGGCTGGGATGAAAGGTGGGAAGAATTTTCTGACTGGGCAGCCAAAGGGCAAAAGATTAAGGATGAATTATTGAAAATGGTAGATGAAGATACCCATGCCTTTAACAAAATAATGGATGCTTTTGTATTGCCAAAGTCTTCGGATAAAGAAAAAAAAGCGCGTGACATTGCTATTCAGAATGCAACCAAAGATGCCATAGAGGTACCTTTTAAAGTGATGCAATTGGCACTTAATTCTATGGAAGTAATTAAGGCGATGGCAGAGACAGGCAACCCTAATTCAGTTTCAGATGCCGGGGTAGGGGCCCTTTGTGCACGAAGTGCAGTCATGGGAGCTTATTTGAATGTAAAGATCAATGCTGCGGGTTTGGCTGACAAAGCTTTTGCGGAAGATAAATTGAAAAAGGGGGGCGAAATTGTAGAGAAAACCAAGAAGCTGGAAGATGAGATTTTGGAGGTGGTGGAGGAGAAGATAAAATCAAGTGGTTGA
- a CDS encoding type II toxin-antitoxin system RelE/ParE family toxin, translated as MALEVIWSLEAEWNLRNIINYLTEEWTEKEIRNFAVRLEKKLSILVENPRLCRKSERLKGTRECFLGKYNTLFYTHDNKNLNIITIWDNRQDPEKLKNIFIN; from the coding sequence ATGGCTTTAGAAGTAATATGGTCGTTGGAAGCAGAATGGAACCTACGGAACATTATTAATTATTTAACAGAAGAATGGACTGAAAAAGAGATCAGGAATTTTGCAGTAAGATTAGAGAAAAAATTAAGCATACTTGTAGAAAATCCAAGACTTTGTAGAAAATCAGAAAGGTTAAAAGGAACTCGTGAATGTTTTTTAGGGAAATATAATACGCTGTTTTACACTCACGATAATAAGAATTTGAATATAATAACTATTTGGGATAACAGGCAGGATCCGGAGAAGTTAAAAAATATTTTCATTAATTAA
- the gap gene encoding type I glyceraldehyde-3-phosphate dehydrogenase, which translates to MKITINGFGRIGRLTFRALLTKDTVEIVAINDLTDTATLAHLLKYDSLHGKFGGTVNYDQNNIIVNGQSIRVYSEKEPKNLPWRKLQVDVVLESTGRFTDEAGAGGHLKAGAKKVVISAPAKGNIPTIVLGVNDNTLTGNETILSNASCTTNCLAPMAKVLDDNFGIERGYMTTVHAYTADQNLHDAPHKDLRRARAAAYSIVPTTTGAAKAVGLVLPHLKGKLDGLAMRVPVPDGSLTDLVCILKKETTAEEINAAMKKASQGALKGIIEYTEDPIVSADIIGNTHSCIFDAKLTSCKGNLVKVIGWYDNEMGYSCRTADLIAKFG; encoded by the coding sequence ATGAAAATCACAATCAACGGTTTTGGCCGTATCGGCAGACTCACATTCAGAGCCTTGCTTACAAAAGATACTGTAGAAATTGTAGCTATCAATGACCTGACCGACACAGCTACGTTGGCTCATCTTTTAAAATATGATTCGCTGCATGGTAAATTTGGCGGCACAGTTAACTATGACCAAAATAATATCATCGTAAACGGACAGTCAATCAGGGTTTATTCAGAAAAGGAACCTAAAAATCTTCCCTGGAGAAAACTTCAGGTTGATGTGGTACTGGAATCTACCGGCAGGTTTACTGATGAGGCAGGAGCAGGTGGGCATCTTAAAGCGGGTGCAAAAAAGGTGGTCATCTCTGCACCGGCAAAAGGAAATATACCTACCATTGTTTTAGGTGTTAACGACAATACCCTTACAGGAAACGAAACGATCCTCTCCAATGCGTCATGCACTACCAATTGCCTCGCCCCCATGGCTAAAGTTTTGGATGATAACTTTGGCATTGAAAGGGGCTATATGACAACTGTACATGCCTATACCGCTGACCAAAACCTTCACGATGCTCCACACAAAGACCTGCGCAGAGCCAGGGCAGCAGCATATTCTATCGTGCCAACTACTACGGGCGCTGCTAAAGCGGTTGGTTTGGTGCTTCCGCATTTGAAAGGTAAATTAGATGGCCTGGCTATGAGAGTACCTGTTCCGGACGGTTCATTAACCGACCTGGTTTGTATCCTCAAAAAAGAAACAACAGCAGAAGAAATAAATGCAGCAATGAAAAAAGCATCCCAGGGAGCGTTGAAAGGTATCATTGAATATACGGAAGACCCTATCGTTTCAGCAGATATTATCGGTAACACGCATTCCTGCATTTTTGACGCAAAATTAACTTCTTGTAAGGGCAATTTAGTGAAGGTGATCGGATGGTATGACAATGAGATGGGTTATTCTTGCAGGACTGCTGATCTGATAGCCAAATTCGGATGA
- a CDS encoding imidazolonepropionase, protein MNLLIKNIKGLVQVEDKPVSWLGGADMKKLNVIENAYLVIKDNKIEDFGKMDDLKSDPEYSGRNPKSKIVIDAAGKFVFPCFVDSHTHLVYATSREDEFVDRINGLSYEEIARKGGGILNSAKRLQKTSEDELFESALIRVNEIMSLGTGAVEIKSGYGLTLEDEIKMLRVIKRLKETSPVTIKATFLGAHAIPISYSDRKDYIDLIVEKMIPKVAEEKLADYCDVFCDRGFFTPEETDRILEQGLKYGLKPKIHANELDYSGGIQCGVAHNALSVDHLEYTGDEEIELLLNSETMPTLLPGTAFFLGLNYPPARKMIDAGLPVALASDYNPGSSPSGNMPFILSLACIKLKMTPEEAINAATINGAYALGLEKSHGSIAKGKAANVFITREMPSYAFLPYAFGSSLIETVIVDGEIRT, encoded by the coding sequence TTGAATCTATTAATTAAAAATATAAAGGGTTTAGTCCAGGTAGAAGACAAGCCGGTAAGCTGGTTGGGTGGCGCTGATATGAAAAAACTTAATGTCATTGAGAATGCTTATTTGGTAATCAAAGATAATAAGATAGAAGATTTTGGTAAGATGGATGACTTAAAATCCGATCCCGAGTACTCGGGACGAAATCCGAAATCCAAAATTGTAATTGATGCGGCCGGTAAGTTTGTCTTTCCTTGTTTTGTAGATTCTCATACCCATCTTGTTTATGCAACAAGCAGAGAAGATGAATTTGTAGACAGGATCAATGGGTTGTCTTACGAAGAAATAGCCAGAAAGGGTGGGGGAATACTTAATTCTGCAAAAAGACTACAGAAAACTTCTGAAGATGAACTTTTTGAAAGTGCTTTAATAAGGGTGAATGAAATCATGAGCTTGGGTACAGGAGCTGTTGAGATCAAAAGCGGCTATGGTTTAACGCTGGAAGATGAAATAAAGATGTTGCGGGTGATCAAAAGACTTAAAGAGACGAGCCCCGTTACTATCAAAGCCACCTTTCTGGGCGCTCATGCAATTCCAATATCTTATTCTGATAGAAAAGACTATATTGACTTGATCGTTGAAAAAATGATCCCAAAAGTGGCTGAAGAAAAACTGGCAGATTATTGCGATGTTTTTTGCGATCGGGGTTTTTTCACCCCTGAGGAAACTGACCGTATTTTAGAACAAGGGCTCAAATATGGTCTAAAGCCGAAAATACATGCCAATGAATTGGATTATTCAGGTGGTATTCAGTGCGGTGTAGCTCATAATGCCTTGAGCGTTGACCACCTTGAATATACAGGTGATGAGGAAATAGAACTATTGCTAAACTCTGAAACGATGCCCACCTTATTGCCCGGGACAGCCTTTTTCCTGGGATTAAACTATCCTCCTGCACGTAAAATGATCGATGCAGGACTGCCTGTTGCATTAGCTTCGGATTATAATCCCGGCAGTTCACCTTCGGGGAATATGCCTTTTATTTTATCGCTGGCTTGTATCAAGTTAAAAATGACACCGGAGGAAGCCATAAATGCAGCAACCATCAATGGAGCGTATGCTTTGGGTCTTGAAAAATCGCATGGAAGTATAGCAAAAGGCAAGGCAGCCAATGTATTTATTACAAGGGAAATGCCTTCTTATGCTTTTTTGCCTTATGCTTTTGGGAGTAGTTTGATTGAGACGGTGATAGTTGATGGAGAAATAAGAACATAA